One genomic segment of Artemia franciscana unplaced genomic scaffold, ASM3288406v1 PGA_scaffold_58, whole genome shotgun sequence includes these proteins:
- the LOC136042056 gene encoding thiamine transporter 1-like, with protein sequence MEIKQYLPVIFILMFGFFKELRPSEPFLTEYLLGPWKNLTEEQVYQDIFPVWTYSYLLLLIAVFLLTDFLRYKPVIILEGFAYIITWILLILGQTVGAFQAVEFFYAVASSTEVAYSTYIYAQDLPMTFEKLTGLVQAALLAGRFGAGILAQVLVTTGALDYYSLNFISLGSVCVATCFSFALPSVPRSIYFYRDESASLGPEQENDEDRGYDAEVPPKATKKTVIKMTFSEGCSLIWNDFRSSYSNLSVVKWSVWWAFTMCCNLQVLNYIQPLWQTIAPTSTGSLYNGIVEALQNILSALATLAVAYSRVNWSKWGEFTLALCALISGFLLSFMASTRHLWVAYMCYILFKIIYQVLITVSNYEIAKDLNMHCYGLIFGFNTFLALVLQSILTTIVASGVGLGLPPRDQFVVYGIYFFVLAGVFTTIAAYSCGYSTYRQSRNGGNTGVVT encoded by the exons ATGGAAATAAAGCAATATCTACCGGTGATCTTTATACTTATGTTTGGATTTTTCAAGGAGTTAAGACCTTCAGAGCCATTCTTGACTGAATATCTACTAGGTCCTTGGAAAAACCTAACTGAAGAGCAA GTTTATCAAGACATATTTCCTGTTTGGACTTATTCATATTTACTCCTTCTGATAGCTGTTTTTCTTCTGACAGATTTTCTGAGATATAAACCTGTTATTATTTTAGAGGGATTTGCATATATCATTACTTGGATTCTTCTGATATTGGGTCAAACTGTTGGAGCTTTCCAG GCGGTTGAGTTCTTTTATGCCGTTGCCTCCTCTACAGAAGTAGCCTACAGTACATATATTTATGCTCAAGATCTGCCGATGACATTCGAAAAGTTAACGGGGTTGGTACAAGCCGCTCTTCTTGCTGGTAGGTTTGGTGCAGGGATACTTGCTCAG GTACTGGTAACGACTGGAGCTCTTGATTATTATTCGCTTAACTTCATTTCACTTGGCTCCGTATGTGTTGCTACATGCTTTAGTTTTGCCTTACCGAGTGTTCCTAGATCAATTTACTTCTACAGAGATGAATCTGCTTCCCTTGGACCTGAACAGGAAAATGATGAAGATAGAGGATACGACGCTGAGGTTCCACCTAAAGCTACGAAAAAGACGGTTATTAAG ATGACCTTTTCTGAAGGTTGTTCACTCATTTGGAATGATTTCAGAAGTTCATACTCAAACTTGAGTGTAGTCAAATGGTCGGTTTGGTGGGCATTCACCATGTGCTGTAATCTACAAGTACTCAACTATATACAGCCTCTTTGGCAAACTATAGCCCCTACTTCAACTGGAAGCTTGTATAATGGAATAGTAGAGGCGTTACAAAACATACTAA GTGCTCTTGCCACTTTGGCCGTTGCTTATTCAAGAGTTAATTGGAGTAAATGGGGTGAATTCACTTTGGCTCTTTGCGCTTTGATTAGTGGCTTTCTATTAAGCTTCATGGCATCAACACGTCATCTTTGGGTTGCGTATATGTGCtacattcttttcaaaatcatttatcAAGTTCTTATAACAGTGTCCAA CTAtgagattgccaaagatttaaATATGCATTGTTATGGCCTGATTTTCGGTTTCAACACATTTCTTGCTTTGGTTCTGCAATCCATTTTGACAACTATTGTGGCCAGTGGAGTTGGTCTTGGTTTACCTCCAAGAGATCAA